In Tripterygium wilfordii isolate XIE 37 chromosome 15, ASM1340144v1, whole genome shotgun sequence, one DNA window encodes the following:
- the LOC120017332 gene encoding NADPH-dependent aldehyde reductase-like protein, chloroplastic: protein HSHGHHHSRRTTTSLQPPSLTLHDRVAIVTGSSRGIGRAIALHLAQLGAKIVVNYTSNSAQAEQVASEINSSSHENSARAITFKADVSDADQVKSLFDSAEQAFGSPIHILVNSAGVLDSKYPTIPNTSVEDFDRIFSINTRGAFLCCKEASSRLKRGGGGRIILLSSSIVGALKPGFGAYAASKAAVEAMTKILAKELKGSGITVNLLCLFS from the exons CACTCCCATGGCCACCACCATAGCCGCCGCACCACCACCAGTCTCCAACCACCATCCCTTACTCTCCATGACCGCGTTGCTATAGTCACCGGCTCCTCCCGTGGAATCGGTCGAGCCATCGCTCTCCATTTGGCTCAACTTGGGGCCAAAATCGTTGTCAACTACACCTCCAACTCTGCCCAAGCTGAACAAGTAGCCAGCGAGATCAATTCTTCTAGTCACGAAAACTCCGCAAGAGCCATTACCTTTAAAGCCGATGTCTCCGATGCTGACCAGGTCAAGTCGTTGTTCGATTCGGCGGAGCAGGCTTTCGGTTCACCAATTCATATTCTGGTTAATAGTGCCGGAGTTCTGGATTCCAAGTATCCCACAATTCCCAACACTTCTGTGGAGGATTTTGATCGAATTTTCAG TATCAACACTAGAGGGGCATTCTTGTGCTGTAAGGAGGCATCGTCGCGGCTGAAGCGAGGCGGCGGAGGGCGAATCATATTGCTATCGTCTTCCATTGTGGGTGCGCTAAAACCAGGGTTTGGGGCGTACGCTGCATCGAAGGCTGCTGTGGAGGCAATGACGAAGATTCTAGCTAAAGAGCTGAAAGGGAGTGGCATCACCGTGAATTTACTTTGTCTGTTCAGCTAG
- the LOC120017333 gene encoding pectinesterase 1-like codes for MNKIFPSLCLLLLAAVLCLHQTLANETPSPSVAPEPEDLIAQACDRTLYKNVCKAILESDPESKGSDFQDLGKIALQFASKNATAIFELVLDLSNSTTNEFERQCLADCSEGFQDVIEQVRDSIEALQSKRYNDANTWITAAMTDAQSCEEGFHEEPGHDSPLTEMNELFSQICSIALTITNLLDDAAAATTA; via the coding sequence ATGAACAAAATATTCCCAAGTCTATGCTTACTTTTACTTGCTGCTGTTCTTTGTTTGCATCAAACGCTCGCGAATGAGACGCCAAGTCCTAGTGTTGCGCCCGAACCAGAAGATTTAATCGCTCAAGCTTGTGATCGAACTCTGTACAAAAACGTATGCAAAGCCATTCTTGAATCGGACCCAGAGAGCAAAGGATCTGACTTTCAAGACTTGGGCAAGATTGCACTCCAGTTTGCATCAAAAAATGCTACTGCAATATTTGAACTGGTTCTTGATTTGTCCAACTCAACGACGAATGAGTTTGAACGACAATGTTTAGCAGATTGTTCCGAGGGTTTCCAAGACGTGATCGAACAGGTTCGTGACTCGATTGAAGCTTTGCAGTCCAAACGTTACAATGATGCTAATACATGGATCACTGCTGCCATGACCGACGCACAATCGTGCGAGGAAGGGTTCCATGAAGAACCAGGACATGATTCTCCATTAACTGAAATGAATGAATTGTTTAGCCAGATATGCAGCATTGCTTTAACCATTACCAATCTCTTGGatgatgctgctgctgctactaCTGCTTAA
- the LOC120016175 gene encoding GATA transcription factor 2-like: MELCPNVKVSGEYQPDQLASTTLDDLFSAQNMEVDMSLEWLSVFVEDCLSSTGSCLPALPSSGQNPTLNPKLTKTQQNPPSLHKFVIPGKARTKRKRTSPTAKTNKSDALTSWSYNLNPHNHTLYFTSSDPPLLQQTHWLADSELMIPIKQEPQSNNIEETKEDKGDANEETEKEEVMMSVDGNDGGLYGMQQQQQPRRCTHCQSQRTPQWRAGPMGPKTLCNACGVRYKSGRLLPEYRPAKSPTFVSYLHSNSHKKVMEMRMGHIPSINPSDQSLLLSSNPSFVN; encoded by the exons ATGGAGTTGTGCCCTAATGTGAAAGTCTCCGGTGAGTACCAGCCAGACCAACTTGCTTCAACCACTCTCGATGACCTTTTCTCTGCTCAAAACATG GAAGTGGATATGAGCTTGGAATGGCTGTCGGTATTTGTAGAGGACTGTTTGTCAAGCACAGGAAGTTGTCTTCCAGCACTACCTTCTAGTGGTCAAAACCCAACCTTAAACCCAAAATTgaccaaaacccaacaaaaccCACCTTCCTTGCACAAATTTGTAATCCCAGGAAAGGCCAGAACCAAGAGAAAAAGGACATCCCCAACTGCCAAAACCAACAAGAGTGATGCACTGACTAGTTGGTCTTATAACCTAAACCCGCATAACCACACTCTTTATTTCACATCCTCAGACCCCCCTTTGCTCCAACAAACACATTGGTTAGCTGATAGTGAACTAATGATACCCATAAAACAAGAACCCCAAAGTAACAATatagaagaaacaaaagaggATAAAGGGGATGCTAACGAGGAGACAGAGAAAGAGGAGGTTATGATGAGTGTGGACGGTAATGATGGTGGTTTGTATGGgatgcagcagcagcaacaaccaaGGAGGTGCACTCATTGTCAATCACAAAGGACCCCACAGTGGAGAGCTGGACCAATGGGTCCAAAGACATTGTGCAATGCATGTGGGGTGAGGTACAAGTCAGGAAGACTATTGCCAGAGTATAGACCTGCAAAAAGTCCTACTTTTGTAAGCTATTTGCACTCCAATTCTCACAAGAAAGTTATGGAGATGAGAATGGGTCATATTCCCTCCATTAATCCTAGTGATCAGTCACTTTTGTTGAGTTCCAATCCCTCTTTTGTAAATTAG
- the LOC120016174 gene encoding glucan endo-1,3-beta-glucosidase 8-like, protein MSKTETTTAREKMGSVWLLKWVLFLGLLGSFVDGIGVNWGTMATHKLPPKTVVQMLKDNGIQKVKLFDADQNTMSALAGSGIEVMVAIPNDQLSAMNDYDRAKDWVKRNVTRYNFNGGVNIKYVAVGNEPFLKSYNGSFINTTFPALQNIQNALNEAGVGDSVKATVPLNADVYASPDNNNYPSFGRFRSDINDLMTQIVQFMDKNNAPFTVNIYPFLSLYGNDDFPFNYAFFDGATPIVDSGTGIQYANVFDANFDTLVSSLKAAGYGNINILVGEVGWPTDGDKNGNVGNAIRFYNGLLPRLAGNVGTPLRPGHIEVYLFSLLDEDAKSIAPGNFERHWGIFGFDGQPKFPIDLSGQNQNKFLVGAQNVQYLAPKWCVFNPNAKDLSKLADNINYACTFSDCTALGYGSSCNNLDANGNASYAFNMYYQVQNQDDYSCNFQGLAMVTTQNASQGTCNFIIQIHSSSSSTGPTLICLVLVIASTFLLL, encoded by the exons atgtcaaaaacg GAAACTACAACAGCAAGGGAAAAAATGGGTAGTGTTTGGTTACTGAAGTGGGTTTTGTTTTTGGGCCTTTTGGGATCTTTTGTTGATGGAATTGGTGTCAATTGGGGTACAATGGCGACTCACAAACTGCCACCGAAGACGGTGGTGCAAATGTTGAAGGACAATGGGATCCAAAAGGTGAAGCTATTTGACGCAGACCAGAACACCATGAGTGCTCTTGCTGGGTCTGGCATTGAGGTCATGGTGGCCATCCCCAATGATCAGCTTTCTGCCATGAATGACTATGATCGTGCCAAAGACTGGGTCAAGAGGAATGTCACTCGCTACAACTTCAATGGAGGAGTTAATATCAA GTATGTAGCGGTTGGAAATGAGCCTTTCCTCAAATCCTACAATGGCTCATTCATAAATACCACCTTCCCAGCATTGCAGAACATCCAAAATGCTCTCAATGAAGCTGGGGTTGGAGACTCGGTTAAGGCCACTGTGCCATTAAATGCCGATGTGTATGCTTCGCCAGATAACAATAATTATCCGTCCTTTGGGAGATTCCGAAGTGATATTAATGATCTCATGACCCAGATTGTTCAGTTTATGGATAAGAACAATGCACCTTTCACAGTAAACATTTACCCTTTCTTAAGTCTCTATGGGAACGATGACTTCCCTTTTAACTATGCATTCTTTGATGGGGCCACACCCATTGTAGATTCTGGGACTGGGATTCAGTACGCCAATGTTTTTGATGCCAACTTTGACACCTTGGTTTCGTCTCTGAAAGCAGCGGGCTATGGAAACATAAACATTTTGGTAGGAGAGGTGGGTTGGCCAACAGACGGGGACAAGAATGGCAATGTTGGTAATGCGATTAGATTCTACAATGGGCTTTTACCAAGACTTGCAGGAAACGTAGGAACCCCACTTCGGCCTGGACATATTGAAGTCTACCTGTTCAGTCTGCTCGACGAAGATGCAAAAAGTATTGCTCCAGGAAATTTTGAGCGCCACTGGGGAATTTTTGGGTTCGATGGGCAGCCTAAATTCCCGATTGATTTGTCTGGCCAGAATCAGAACAAGTTTCTTGTTGGCGCACAGAATGTGCAATATCTTGCTCCAAAATGGTGTGTATTTAATCCTAATGCCAAGGACTTGAGCAAACTTGCAGATAACATAAACTACGCCTGCACATTTTCAGATTGCACAGCACTTGGATATGGTTCGTCTTGTAACAACTTGGACGCTAATGGGAATGCCTCATATGCATTCAATATGTACTACCAAGTACAGAATCAGGACGACTACTCCTGCAATTTTCAAGGTTTGGCCATGGTTACAACACAGAATGCATCACAAGGAACCTGCAATTTCATAATTCAGATCcattcgtcttcttcttctacaggTCCTACTCTCATTTGTCTGGTACTTGTTATAGCATCAACATTTCTACTGCTATAG
- the LOC120016511 gene encoding myb-related protein 2-like, whose protein sequence is MYHHPQHQGKNIHSSSRMPIPPERHLFLHRGNGQGDSGLVLSTDAKPRLKWTPDLHERFIEAVNQLGGADKATPKTVLKLMGIPGLTLYHLKSHLQKYRLSKNLHGLSNSGNKVGSLAISGDRMPEVNAIHMNNLSTSPQTANKNLPIGEALQMQIEVQRRLHEQLEVQRHLQLRIEAQGKYLQAVLEKAQETLGRQNLGPVGLEAAKVQISQLVSKVSNQCLNSAFPDLKELQGLCPQPTQATQPTDCSLDSCLTSCDKSLKDQETHHSGMGLRPYNGGILFEHREITEEPMLPQAELKWGEDPKENQMFLSPMSNDTERRMFSTERSSSDLSMSVGLHVARGNDSNGLPEGRFKGTNQGDNFMDQTNRRKDSAAKLVNEKVSQGYQLPYLSTKLDLNAHHENDVASNCKQFDLNGFS, encoded by the exons ATGTATCATCATCCTCAACATCAAGGGAAGAACATCCACTCTTCTTCAAGAATGCCAATACCTCCTGAGAGGCACTTGTTCCTGCATCGTGGGAATGGTCAGGGAGACTCTGGACTTGTCCTTTCAACGGATGCAAAGCCTAGACTGAAATGGACGCCAGATCTTCATGAGCGCTTCATCGAAGCAGTCAACCAGCTGGGAGGAGCAGAca AGGCTACTCCAAAAACAGTTCTGAAACTTATGGGGATTCCAGGACTTACCTTGTACCACCTAAAGAGTCATCTTCAG AAATACAGGCTCAGCAAGAACCTTCATGGACTATCTAACAGTGGGAACAAAGTTG GTTCACTTGCTATTTCTGGAGACAGAATGCCTGAAGTAAATGCAATCCATATGAACAATTTAAGCACTTCGCCACAGACAGCAAACAA AAACCTGCCGATTGGTGAAGCACTCCAGATGCAAATTGAAGTTCAGAGAAGGCTTCACGAGCAGCTGGAG GTACAAAGACATCTACAGCTCAGGATAGAGGCTCAGGGAAAGTACCTGCAAGCGGTGCTGGAGAAAGCTCAAGAGACTCTTGGAAGGCAAAATTTGGGTCCGGTGGGGCTTGAAGCTGCCAAAGTTCAGATTTCTCAACTGGTTTCCAAAGTATCGAACCAATGCCTGAATTCTGCATTTCCAGACCTGAAAGAACTTCAGGGCTTGTGTCCCCAACCGACTCAAGCAACACAACCCACTGACTGTTCACTGGACAGTTGCCTGACCTCCTGTGACAAATCCCTGAAGGACCAAGAAACACATCACAGTGGGATGGGATTGAGACCGTACAACGGTGGCATACTTTTCGAGCACAGAGAGATTACTGAAGAGCCTATGCTACCCCAAGCTGAACTCAAGTGGGGTGAAGATCCGAAAGAGAACCAAATGTTCCTCTCCCCAATGAGCAATGACACAGAAAGAAGAATGTTTTCTACAGAAAGAAGCTCCAGCGATTTGTCAATGAGTGTTGGACTCCATGTAGCGAGGGGCAATGACAGCAATGGCTTGCCTGAAGGAAGATTCAAAGGAACAAATCAGGGAGACAATTTTATGGACCAAACAAACAGAAGGAAAGACTCAGCAGCAAAGTTAGTGAATGAGAAGGTTTCGCAAGGATATCAACTGCCTTACCTTTCAACCAAACTAGACCTGAACGCCCACCACGAAAATGATGTTGCTTCAAACTGCAAACAGTTTGACTTGAATGGCTTCAGCTAG